From the Kitasatospora viridis genome, one window contains:
- a CDS encoding cytochrome c oxidase assembly protein encodes MHHHGGGMLGPFTLHSVLTWSPDWPFLIGCLLAAGLYGAGVLRLRARGDRWPVGRVVAWLLGVLTVVAVTCSGLNDYGMALFSAHMMQHMVLSMLSPILLLLGAPITLALRALRPAGKGRPRGPRELLVALLHSRYVKVLSHPAFTIPLFIASLYGLYFTPIFDSLMQSRIGHLAMMVHFLGVGLLFFWPIMGVDPGPHRPSPVMRILELFMGMPFHAFFGVAVMMATTQLVTTFNAAGAPPGTDLMADQKMAGGITWAFGEIPTAVVLVALVFQWAKSEQRHANRKDRAAERDGDAELVAYNAYLASLEGRGNRPAEAG; translated from the coding sequence ATGCACCACCACGGTGGCGGGATGCTCGGACCGTTCACCCTGCACTCGGTGCTCACCTGGTCCCCGGACTGGCCGTTCCTGATCGGCTGCCTGCTGGCCGCCGGCCTGTACGGCGCCGGGGTGCTGCGGCTGCGGGCGCGCGGCGACCGCTGGCCGGTCGGCCGCGTGGTGGCCTGGCTGCTCGGCGTGCTCACCGTCGTCGCGGTCACCTGCTCGGGGCTGAACGACTACGGCATGGCGCTGTTCAGCGCGCACATGATGCAGCACATGGTGCTCAGCATGCTCTCGCCGATCCTGCTGCTGCTCGGCGCGCCGATCACGCTGGCCCTGCGGGCGCTGCGGCCGGCCGGCAAGGGCCGCCCGCGCGGACCGCGCGAGCTGCTGGTGGCGCTGCTGCACAGCCGGTACGTCAAGGTGCTCTCGCACCCTGCGTTCACCATCCCGCTCTTCATCGCCAGCCTCTACGGCCTCTACTTCACGCCGATCTTCGACTCGCTGATGCAGTCGCGGATCGGGCACCTGGCGATGATGGTGCACTTCCTCGGGGTCGGGCTGCTCTTCTTCTGGCCGATCATGGGCGTGGACCCGGGACCGCACCGGCCGAGCCCGGTGATGCGGATCCTGGAGCTGTTCATGGGGATGCCGTTCCACGCCTTCTTCGGCGTCGCGGTGATGATGGCGACCACTCAGCTGGTCACCACCTTCAACGCGGCCGGCGCCCCGCCCGGCACCGACCTGATGGCGGACCAGAAGATGGCCGGCGGGATCACCTGGGCCTTCGGCGAGATCCCGACCGCCGTGGTGCTGGTCGCCCTGGTCTTCCAGTGGGCCAAGTCGGAGCAGCGCCACGCCAACCGCAAGGACCGGGCGGCGGAGCGCGACGGCGACGCCGAGCTGGTCGCCTACAACGCCTACCTGGCCTCGCTCGAAGGCCGCGGCAACCGGCCGGCCGAGGCCGGCTGA
- a CDS encoding cold-shock protein, which translates to MRYRRLTRCGFEYAIGVTVASTGHILRFDEVRGYGFIAPDGGGEDLFMHANDLLGEKHQFRAGLAVTFEAEHGDRGMKASRVRLVDAPVREGVGVQRVPAPILPPWSSRDEPNDGLCDVLSGAEFQQELTEALLESAPSLTGSQILAIRRAVLGLARQHNWLES; encoded by the coding sequence GTGCGGTACCGACGGCTGACGAGGTGTGGGTTCGAGTACGCAATTGGGGTAACTGTGGCGTCTACAGGGCACATTCTGCGGTTCGACGAGGTTCGCGGGTACGGCTTCATCGCGCCCGACGGCGGGGGCGAGGACCTCTTCATGCACGCCAACGACCTGCTCGGGGAGAAGCACCAGTTCCGCGCCGGGCTGGCGGTCACCTTCGAGGCGGAGCACGGCGACCGGGGCATGAAGGCCTCCCGGGTCCGGCTGGTGGACGCGCCGGTCCGCGAAGGGGTCGGCGTGCAGCGCGTGCCGGCGCCGATCCTGCCGCCGTGGAGCAGCCGGGACGAGCCGAACGACGGCCTGTGCGACGTGCTCTCGGGGGCCGAGTTCCAGCAGGAGCTGACCGAGGCGCTGCTGGAGTCGGCGCCCTCGCTGACCGGCAGCCAGATCCTGGCGATCCGCCGCGCGGTGCTCGGCCTGGCCCGTCAGCACAACTGGCTGGAGAGCTGA
- a CDS encoding 3-oxoacyl-[acyl-carrier-protein] synthase III C-terminal domain-containing protein, producing the protein MTSRQITLLRRFHGLDRVRLDPDGELLDLLAPAVAGLAGLRGRESDVRYVIHARSMPVVAPYPRNPLHELVDLFGLHPVAAFTVTHHACAASLLAIDLAGRLLAAEPDPDALVLLVAGEKTFTRHARLVPETSLFGEGAAACLVAADGPADRVLSYASSQLGEFDGRLDTDRELLADYQRGYPIAMVEVMEAALEQAGESWRTVRLLLPHNVNRISWQRLCKLTGFPVERVVLDNVPEVGHSFAADAFINHRTATARGLLRSGDRYLIAAAGLGATFSAMVLEH; encoded by the coding sequence TTGACCTCTCGTCAGATCACCCTGCTGCGCCGCTTCCACGGCCTGGACCGGGTCCGGCTGGACCCGGACGGCGAGCTGCTCGACCTGCTGGCACCGGCCGTCGCCGGGCTGGCCGGGCTGCGCGGCCGGGAGTCCGACGTCCGATACGTGATCCACGCCCGGAGCATGCCGGTCGTGGCACCCTACCCGCGCAACCCGCTGCACGAGCTGGTCGACCTGTTCGGCCTGCACCCGGTGGCGGCCTTCACCGTGACCCACCACGCCTGCGCCGCCTCGCTGCTGGCGATCGACCTGGCCGGCCGGCTGCTCGCGGCCGAGCCCGACCCGGACGCGCTGGTGCTGCTGGTGGCCGGCGAGAAGACCTTCACCCGGCACGCCCGACTGGTGCCGGAGACCTCGCTGTTCGGCGAGGGCGCGGCCGCCTGCCTGGTCGCCGCCGACGGGCCCGCCGACCGGGTGCTGAGCTACGCCAGCAGCCAGCTCGGCGAGTTCGACGGTCGCCTGGACACCGACCGGGAGCTGCTGGCCGACTACCAGCGCGGCTACCCGATCGCGATGGTCGAGGTGATGGAGGCCGCGCTGGAACAGGCCGGGGAGAGCTGGCGGACGGTGCGGCTGCTGCTGCCGCACAACGTCAACCGGATCTCCTGGCAACGGCTCTGCAAGCTCACCGGGTTCCCGGTGGAGCGGGTGGTGCTGGACAATGTGCCCGAGGTGGGGCACAGTTTCGCTGCGGATGCGTTCATCAACCACCGCACCGCCACCGCGCGTGGTCTACTCCGGTCGGGCGACCGGTACCTGATCGCGGCGGCCGGCCTCGGCGCGACCTTCTCGGCCATGGTCCTGGAGCACTGA
- a CDS encoding phosphoribosyltransferase: MTVFQAHRPRFRDRAEAGRLLGKRVASWAADQPIVIGLPRGGVPVAFEVARALGAPLDILVVRKIGAPGQPELALGAVGEGGIRLFNHDIVSALGVSAERLEQLATATSAEVAERTGRLRGDRPPLEVAGRSVVVVDDGIATGATVRAALAVLRRREVAELMLAVPVTAPEALRVLGPLADDLVCLSAPPAFMAVGQYYEDFDQTTDQEVRRLLATAGERA; this comes from the coding sequence ATGACCGTGTTCCAAGCGCACCGGCCGAGGTTCCGCGACCGCGCCGAGGCCGGGCGACTGCTCGGCAAGCGGGTGGCCTCCTGGGCCGCGGACCAGCCGATCGTGATCGGGCTGCCGCGCGGCGGGGTGCCGGTGGCCTTCGAGGTGGCCCGGGCGCTGGGGGCGCCGCTGGACATCCTGGTGGTGCGCAAGATCGGCGCGCCCGGGCAGCCGGAACTGGCGCTCGGCGCGGTCGGCGAGGGCGGGATCCGGCTCTTCAACCACGACATCGTGTCGGCGCTGGGCGTCTCCGCCGAGCGGCTGGAGCAGCTGGCCACCGCCACCTCGGCCGAGGTGGCCGAGCGGACCGGGCGGCTGCGCGGGGACCGGCCGCCCCTGGAGGTGGCGGGCCGGTCGGTGGTCGTGGTGGACGACGGGATCGCCACCGGTGCGACGGTGCGGGCCGCGCTGGCCGTGCTGCGCCGGCGCGAGGTGGCCGAGCTGATGCTGGCCGTGCCGGTGACCGCGCCGGAGGCCCTGCGGGTGCTCGGGCCGCTGGCCGACGACCTGGTCTGCCTGAGCGCGCCGCCGGCCTTCATGGCGGTCGGGCAGTACTACGAGGACTTCGACCAGACCACCGACCAGGAGGTGCGCCGGCTGCTCGCGACGGCCGGCGAGCGGGCTTGA
- a CDS encoding RICIN domain-containing protein has translation MASSLTIAAARPAQPPATTAWQAGRFTVDTPDLVRRSDVVLAGPNRDQTQALPLGNGTLGAAVWAAGGFTAQLNRSDTLPDRKSPGWLTIPGLAKLTSAPDFAAHLDLYDGTLVESGGGMTATVYIRADKDEMVVDVTGADPATPQTARLALWSGRSPQALAAGQVAALGETWVDNSQPGASGSTFGSLGAITAGGQAVTAAVVDPETVQVSFTPNADGSFRVVTAAPHWAGGDALATADSLLGTDATLPSASLSAAHLAWWHGFWGGIGLARFSSADGSADYLENLRTLDLYDAAAESRDTYPGSQAGEGDLFSPYQDSRNWDPGAYWHWNLRMQVQVNLSAGAFSLNDPYFSLYRDNLPAMQAWTQAHMGGRPGICVPETMRFNGQGYEYETWLSSPGLNCDASSGPYYNARTITTGAEVGLWVWQQYQMTGDRAFLAANYPLMAQSARFLLAYATTGADGKLHTYPSNAHETQWDVHDPTTDLAAEQTLFPATVQAAQLLGQDADLVAQLNAAIPKVLPFARTDAATRTQLLTPAADAAGQDVIAPSYDPAATNHNSENIGLEPVWPYGVIGDSGPLTDLAKRSYAVRPYPLANDWNLDPLDAARLGLGSEVGSTLTALTEKYQTLPAGFANFFAQDFYAEQQGVTAAALDEALVQDYDGLVRIAPALPPGWDADGTVFIQGADKVSVQVHGGQIGPVGINAGSTGSIKLRNPWPGHQVQVVDGTDETTVVVKATTAAQLTIPAVRGSSYVVQQVADPVRGRTVATVTGTPATQPRSLGSVTIGLPKSSALVGAASGRCLDDPGASTTAGTQVDIWDCGGGLNQQWTPHPDGSLTVKGQCLDADGAGTVPGTRVILWPCSGSANQKWSLATDGSIRATASGLCLDVTNGATDNGSPVQLWTCSGSANQRWTQV, from the coding sequence ATGGCGAGCTCCCTCACCATCGCCGCCGCCAGACCCGCACAGCCGCCGGCCACCACCGCCTGGCAGGCCGGCCGCTTCACCGTCGACACCCCGGACCTGGTCCGCCGCTCGGACGTGGTCCTGGCCGGTCCCAACCGCGACCAGACCCAGGCCCTGCCGCTGGGCAACGGCACCCTGGGCGCCGCCGTCTGGGCGGCCGGCGGGTTCACCGCCCAGCTCAACCGGTCCGACACCCTGCCGGACCGCAAGTCCCCCGGCTGGCTGACCATTCCGGGGCTGGCCAAGCTCACCTCGGCGCCCGACTTCGCCGCCCACCTGGACCTGTACGACGGCACCCTGGTGGAGTCCGGCGGCGGCATGACCGCCACCGTCTACATCCGGGCCGACAAGGACGAGATGGTGGTCGACGTGACCGGCGCCGACCCGGCCACCCCGCAGACCGCACGGCTCGCGCTCTGGTCCGGCCGCTCGCCGCAGGCCCTGGCGGCCGGCCAGGTGGCCGCCCTCGGCGAGACCTGGGTGGACAACTCCCAGCCCGGCGCCAGCGGTTCGACCTTCGGCTCGCTCGGGGCGATCACCGCGGGCGGGCAGGCGGTGACCGCCGCCGTCGTGGACCCGGAGACGGTGCAGGTGTCCTTCACGCCCAACGCCGACGGCAGCTTCCGGGTGGTCACGGCCGCCCCGCACTGGGCCGGCGGCGACGCCCTGGCCACCGCGGACAGTCTGCTCGGCACCGACGCCACGCTGCCCTCGGCGAGCCTGAGCGCGGCCCATCTCGCCTGGTGGCACGGCTTCTGGGGCGGCATCGGGCTGGCCAGGTTCTCCTCGGCCGACGGCAGCGCCGACTACCTGGAGAACCTGCGCACCCTGGACCTCTACGACGCCGCCGCGGAGAGCCGGGACACCTACCCCGGCTCGCAGGCCGGCGAGGGCGACCTGTTCTCGCCCTACCAGGACTCCCGCAACTGGGACCCCGGCGCGTACTGGCACTGGAACCTGCGGATGCAGGTCCAGGTGAACCTGTCGGCCGGCGCGTTCAGCCTCAACGACCCGTACTTCAGCCTCTACCGCGACAACCTGCCGGCCATGCAGGCCTGGACCCAGGCCCACATGGGCGGCCGGCCCGGCATCTGCGTGCCCGAGACGATGCGCTTCAACGGCCAGGGCTACGAGTACGAGACCTGGCTGTCCAGTCCGGGCCTCAACTGCGATGCCTCCAGCGGCCCTTACTACAACGCCCGGACCATCACCACCGGGGCCGAGGTCGGCCTCTGGGTCTGGCAGCAGTACCAGATGACCGGTGACCGCGCCTTCCTGGCCGCCAACTACCCGCTGATGGCCCAGTCCGCGCGCTTCCTGCTGGCCTACGCGACCACCGGAGCGGACGGCAAGCTGCACACCTACCCGTCCAACGCGCACGAGACCCAGTGGGACGTGCACGACCCCACCACCGACCTGGCCGCCGAGCAGACGCTCTTCCCCGCGACCGTCCAGGCCGCCCAACTCCTGGGCCAGGACGCCGATCTGGTCGCCCAGCTGAACGCCGCGATCCCCAAGGTGCTCCCGTTCGCGCGGACCGACGCCGCCACCCGCACCCAGTTGCTCACGCCCGCCGCGGACGCCGCCGGGCAGGACGTGATCGCCCCCTCCTACGATCCCGCGGCGACCAACCACAACAGCGAGAACATCGGCCTCGAACCGGTCTGGCCGTACGGCGTGATCGGTGACAGCGGCCCGCTCACCGACCTCGCCAAGCGCAGCTACGCCGTCCGGCCCTACCCGCTGGCCAACGACTGGAACCTGGACCCGCTGGACGCCGCCCGACTGGGCCTGGGCAGCGAGGTGGGCAGCACGCTGACCGCGCTCACCGAGAAGTACCAGACGCTGCCGGCCGGCTTCGCCAACTTCTTCGCCCAGGACTTCTACGCCGAGCAGCAGGGCGTCACCGCGGCGGCGCTCGACGAGGCCCTGGTCCAGGACTACGACGGGCTGGTCCGGATCGCCCCCGCCCTGCCGCCGGGCTGGGACGCCGACGGCACCGTCTTCATCCAGGGCGCCGACAAGGTCTCGGTCCAGGTGCACGGCGGGCAGATCGGCCCGGTCGGCATCAACGCCGGCTCCACCGGCAGCATCAAGCTGCGCAACCCGTGGCCCGGCCACCAGGTCCAGGTGGTCGACGGCACCGACGAAACGACCGTGGTGGTGAAGGCGACCACCGCCGCGCAGCTCACCATCCCGGCCGTGCGCGGCTCCTCCTACGTGGTGCAGCAGGTCGCCGACCCGGTCCGGGGACGCACCGTGGCGACAGTCACCGGCACCCCGGCCACCCAGCCGCGCAGCCTGGGGTCGGTGACGATCGGGCTGCCGAAGAGCAGCGCGCTGGTCGGCGCGGCCTCCGGGCGCTGCCTCGACGACCCGGGGGCGAGCACCACCGCCGGCACCCAGGTGGACATCTGGGACTGCGGCGGCGGCCTCAACCAGCAGTGGACCCCGCACCCGGACGGCTCACTGACCGTCAAGGGCCAGTGCCTGGACGCCGACGGCGCGGGCACCGTGCCGGGCACCCGGGTGATCCTCTGGCCCTGCAGCGGGTCCGCGAACCAGAAGTGGTCCCTGGCCACTGACGGTTCGATCCGCGCCACGGCCTCCGGGCTCTGCCTCGACGTGACGAACGGCGCGACGGACAACGGCAGTCCGGTGCAGCTCTGGACCTGCTCCGGTTCGGCGAACCAGCGCTGGACGCAGGTCTGA
- a CDS encoding ATP-binding cassette domain-containing protein has product MTKGLRKSFQSRQGRRTTTVEAVRGLDLTVDQGEIYGLLGPNGAGKTTTMRMLATLIRPDDGEATLAGADLRGEPAEVRRRIGYVSQGGGTTDHASAREELVLQARMYGITKAEAARRAERLLAAFELTEFADRHCRTYSGGQRRRVDLALGIVHRPDLLFLDEPTVGLDPQSRAGVWAEVRRLRAEGMTVVLTTHYLDEADALCDRIGIVDHGRLVTEGTPEQLKREISGDVVGIDLPEDEREPAVGVLAGLSCLRRMEAGEQEELRLYVDDGGAAVPLVLRELAEAGLTPKQIRLHRPSLDDVFLARTGRSLT; this is encoded by the coding sequence GTGACCAAGGGGCTGCGGAAGTCCTTCCAGTCCCGCCAAGGCCGCCGCACCACCACCGTCGAGGCCGTCCGCGGACTGGACCTGACGGTGGATCAGGGCGAGATCTACGGCCTGCTCGGCCCCAACGGGGCCGGCAAGACCACCACCATGCGGATGCTCGCCACGCTGATCCGCCCGGACGACGGCGAGGCCACCCTGGCCGGCGCCGACCTGCGCGGCGAGCCCGCCGAGGTGCGCCGCCGGATCGGCTACGTCTCCCAGGGCGGCGGCACCACCGACCACGCCAGCGCCCGCGAGGAGCTGGTGCTGCAGGCCAGGATGTACGGCATCACCAAGGCCGAGGCCGCCCGCCGCGCCGAACGGCTGCTCGCGGCCTTCGAGTTGACCGAGTTCGCGGACCGGCACTGCCGGACCTACTCGGGCGGCCAGCGCCGCCGGGTCGACCTCGCGCTCGGCATCGTGCACCGCCCCGACCTGCTCTTCCTCGACGAGCCCACGGTCGGCCTGGACCCGCAGAGCCGGGCCGGCGTCTGGGCCGAGGTGCGCCGGCTGCGCGCGGAGGGCATGACCGTGGTGCTCACCACCCACTACCTGGACGAGGCCGACGCGCTCTGCGACCGGATCGGCATCGTGGACCACGGCCGACTGGTCACCGAGGGCACCCCCGAGCAGCTCAAGCGGGAGATCTCCGGCGACGTGGTCGGCATCGACCTGCCCGAGGACGAGCGCGAGCCGGCCGTCGGCGTGCTCGCCGGGCTCAGCTGCCTGCGCCGGATGGAAGCCGGCGAACAGGAGGAGCTGCGGCTCTACGTGGACGACGGCGGGGCCGCCGTTCCGCTGGTGCTGCGCGAGCTCGCCGAGGCCGGCCTGACGCCCAAGCAGATCCGGCTGCACCGGCCCAGCCTGGACGACGTCTTCCTGGCCCGCACCGGACGCTCCCTCACCTGA
- a CDS encoding ABC transporter permease, whose amino-acid sequence MKLARDTWLVFQRQLLLMARTPVWIAVGVLQPVFYLLLFAPLLRPVLAPGGSYADAYRIYVPGLLTALVIMGGLFTGFTLLGELRAGIIERSRVTPVSRVALLLGRALRETVALLVQAVIITVLALPFGLSVPIGQLLLAYLLLGLMALMASALSYGIALVVRSDAALAPVVNTIAQPIALLSGVLLPLALAPRWLRAVAEWNPFYWAVQGMRALFAGHPGDPAVWRSLLLVGLLTVLAVGWAARLFADRVR is encoded by the coding sequence TTGAAACTCGCCCGGGACACCTGGCTGGTCTTCCAGCGCCAACTGCTCTTGATGGCCCGAACCCCGGTCTGGATCGCCGTCGGCGTGCTCCAACCGGTCTTCTACCTGCTGCTCTTCGCCCCGCTGCTGCGCCCCGTGCTGGCGCCGGGCGGCAGTTACGCCGACGCCTACCGGATCTACGTGCCGGGCCTGCTCACCGCCCTGGTGATCATGGGCGGCCTGTTCACCGGCTTCACCCTGCTCGGCGAACTGCGGGCCGGCATCATCGAGCGCTCCCGGGTCACTCCGGTCAGCCGGGTGGCGCTGCTGCTCGGCCGGGCGCTGCGGGAGACCGTCGCGCTGCTGGTCCAGGCGGTGATCATCACGGTGCTCGCCCTGCCGTTCGGGCTCTCGGTGCCGATCGGGCAGCTGCTGCTCGCCTACCTGCTGCTCGGCCTGATGGCGCTGATGGCCTCGGCCCTCTCCTACGGCATCGCGCTGGTGGTGCGCAGCGACGCGGCGCTGGCCCCGGTGGTGAACACCATCGCCCAGCCGATCGCCCTGCTCTCCGGCGTGCTGCTGCCGCTCGCGCTGGCCCCGCGCTGGCTGCGGGCGGTGGCCGAGTGGAACCCGTTCTACTGGGCGGTGCAGGGCATGCGGGCGCTGTTCGCCGGGCACCCTGGGGACCCGGCGGTCTGGCGCAGCCTGCTGCTGGTCGGCCTGCTGACCGTGCTCGCGGTCGGCTGGGCGGCCCGGCTCTTCGCCGACCGGGTGCGCTGA
- a CDS encoding 2-hydroxy-acid oxidase, with translation MFSSGAVAADRPGRLRLGAALAREFGDHSPTAGDPDLRTFTADLVRPYRLPLDEAVLTGGLGHSYAELGEHLVAELTSPERPVDLLVLVFGSPDVQPVRTTAVHLSTRCPGRPLAFALCDQGAAGVFSALRIARAYAACGVVRRALVLVVEQAHLPYQPLRPAPWPDRHAGVGLLWETDGAGELDLPTEHGPSRQGELTDEQVDAELRGALAGLVEPVLLLGPGLAAVPAPAGVRSVRARPGAPFTGLWSELARRQAQWRASGRSVLLADRDPLLGYLSLAVWTPEQKTARPVVPHLQVVR, from the coding sequence ATGTTCAGCAGCGGCGCGGTCGCGGCCGACCGCCCCGGCCGGCTGCGCCTGGGCGCGGCGCTGGCCCGGGAGTTCGGGGACCACTCGCCGACCGCCGGCGACCCCGACCTGCGGACCTTCACGGCGGACCTGGTGCGCCCGTACCGGCTGCCGCTCGACGAGGCGGTGCTGACCGGCGGCCTGGGCCACTCCTACGCCGAGCTGGGCGAACACCTGGTGGCCGAACTGACCTCGCCCGAGCGGCCGGTGGACCTGCTGGTGCTGGTCTTCGGCTCGCCCGACGTGCAGCCGGTGCGGACCACGGCGGTGCACCTGAGCACCCGCTGCCCCGGCCGGCCGCTCGCCTTCGCGCTCTGCGACCAGGGCGCGGCCGGGGTGTTCAGCGCGCTGCGGATCGCCCGGGCGTACGCGGCCTGCGGGGTGGTGCGGCGGGCGCTGGTGCTGGTGGTGGAGCAGGCGCACCTGCCGTACCAGCCGCTGCGGCCGGCGCCCTGGCCGGACCGGCACGCCGGGGTCGGGCTGCTCTGGGAGACCGACGGCGCGGGCGAGCTCGACCTGCCGACGGAGCACGGTCCCAGCCGGCAGGGTGAGTTGACGGACGAACAGGTCGACGCCGAACTGCGCGGTGCGCTGGCCGGGCTGGTCGAGCCGGTGCTGCTGCTCGGCCCGGGCCTGGCCGCGGTGCCCGCGCCCGCCGGGGTGCGCAGCGTGCGGGCCCGGCCCGGCGCACCGTTCACCGGACTGTGGAGCGAACTGGCGCGGCGTCAGGCGCAGTGGCGGGCCTCCGGGCGGAGCGTGCTGCTGGCGGACCGCGATCCGCTGCTCGGCTACCTCAGCCTGGCGGTCTGGACCCCTGAACAGAAAACCGCACGACCGGTCGTGCCGCATCTTCAGGTGGTGCGATGA
- a CDS encoding phosphopantetheine-binding protein gives MTDPAPALPSPTTATDPLLRSRVLTGIGELLPRVLGRELPELAENACLFDELGLTSASTLELILELEESLEIQIDVERIDQDALRSVASLADFVAANTVPEE, from the coding sequence GTGACGGACCCTGCCCCCGCCCTGCCCTCGCCCACCACCGCCACCGATCCCCTGCTGCGCTCGCGGGTGCTGACCGGGATCGGCGAGCTGCTGCCCCGGGTGCTCGGCCGCGAGCTGCCCGAACTCGCCGAGAACGCCTGCCTCTTCGACGAGCTCGGGCTGACCTCGGCGAGCACCCTGGAGCTGATCCTGGAGTTGGAGGAGTCGCTGGAGATCCAGATCGACGTGGAACGGATCGACCAGGACGCGCTGCGCTCGGTCGCCTCGCTGGCCGACTTCGTGGCCGCCAACACCGTGCCGGAAGAGTGA
- a CDS encoding phosphopantetheine-binding protein, whose protein sequence is MQEQVRAFVLAALTGMDYDLSGVTGATNLGPSGLDLESLALADLALQVEERFGIQFDLDEMEANALMTLDEFAAEVAGRIPAPA, encoded by the coding sequence ATGCAGGAACAGGTGCGCGCCTTCGTGCTCGCCGCACTCACCGGGATGGACTACGACCTCTCGGGGGTGACCGGTGCGACCAACCTCGGTCCGTCCGGGCTGGACCTGGAGTCGCTCGCGCTGGCCGACCTCGCGCTGCAGGTCGAGGAGCGCTTCGGGATCCAGTTCGACCTGGACGAGATGGAGGCCAACGCGCTCATGACGCTCGACGAGTTCGCCGCCGAGGTGGCCGGCCGGATCCCCGCCCCGGCCTGA
- a CDS encoding PP2C family protein-serine/threonine phosphatase has product MRTPSRRGPDGHRRAGSVGELTRWSPFLLIALAAVVDVATPGQQRFDRVLSAAPALAAATWNVPATAAFGVLAAAFEVLLSFRRVSELHPASFLTAMLVITAVTVAACFVSHVRQSRERELAEIHAVADTAQQVLLRPLPPRLSGVDLDLLYAAAAAQARIGGDFYEALRTGFGVRVIVGDVQGKGLAAVEAASVLLGSFREAAYEAPDLGSLVRRLETSMIRYAEQVPGSDASERFATAVLLELPAEEPVARLLNCGHPPPLLLGADGEVRPLEPSAPALPLNLSPLLDDDHPVDTVPFGPGDRLLLYTDGVSETRDPAGEFYPLVERVAGWSAGTSRRVLDLLRADLLSWGSHASDDVAVVIAGRPRPEPTPGAAGV; this is encoded by the coding sequence GTGCGTACACCATCCCGGCGCGGCCCGGACGGCCACCGCCGGGCGGGGTCCGTCGGCGAGCTCACCCGCTGGTCGCCGTTCCTGCTGATCGCGCTCGCGGCCGTGGTCGACGTCGCCACCCCGGGGCAGCAGCGCTTCGACCGGGTGCTCTCCGCCGCGCCCGCGCTCGCCGCCGCCACCTGGAACGTGCCGGCCACCGCCGCGTTCGGCGTGCTGGCCGCCGCCTTCGAGGTGCTGCTCTCGTTCCGCCGGGTCAGCGAGCTGCACCCGGCCTCCTTCCTCACCGCGATGCTGGTGATCACCGCGGTGACCGTCGCGGCCTGCTTCGTCAGCCACGTCCGGCAGAGCCGCGAGCGCGAGCTGGCCGAGATCCACGCCGTCGCCGACACCGCCCAGCAGGTGCTGCTGCGGCCGCTGCCGCCCCGGCTCTCCGGCGTGGACCTGGACCTGCTGTACGCCGCCGCGGCCGCCCAGGCCCGGATCGGCGGCGACTTCTACGAGGCGCTGCGCACCGGCTTCGGCGTCCGGGTGATCGTCGGCGACGTGCAGGGCAAGGGGCTCGCGGCGGTGGAGGCCGCCTCGGTGCTGCTCGGCTCGTTCCGCGAGGCCGCCTACGAGGCGCCCGACCTCGGCTCGCTGGTCCGCCGGCTGGAGACCAGCATGATCCGCTACGCCGAGCAGGTGCCGGGCTCGGACGCCAGCGAGCGGTTCGCCACCGCCGTGCTGCTGGAGCTGCCGGCCGAAGAGCCGGTGGCCCGGCTGCTGAACTGCGGCCACCCGCCCCCGCTGCTGCTCGGCGCCGACGGCGAGGTGCGGCCGCTGGAGCCCTCCGCGCCCGCCCTGCCGCTCAACCTCTCCCCGCTGCTGGACGACGACCACCCGGTGGACACCGTGCCGTTCGGCCCCGGCGACCGGCTGCTGCTCTACACCGACGGGGTCAGCGAGACCCGCGACCCGGCGGGCGAGTTCTACCCGCTGGTGGAGCGGGTGGCCGGCTGGAGCGCCGGAACCTCCCGGCGGGTGCTCGACCTGCTCCGCGCCGACCTGCTGAGCTGGGGCAGCCACGCCAGCGACGACGTCGCCGTGGTGATCGCCGGCCGGCCCCGCCCGGAGCCCACCCCGGGGGCTGCCGGGGTGTAG
- a CDS encoding GNAT family N-acetyltransferase, with the protein MTTHLPAGYRLSTDPARLDADRVHRWLSEDTYWAGGRTVDSHRRAVENSLNFGVYDEASGEQVAYARILTDLATFAWLCDVYVARPARGKGLGTALVEEIRDHLAPYGLRRIMLATRDAHGVYAKAGFAPLANPDVFMVHGENVVSFRADDEG; encoded by the coding sequence ATGACGACACATCTGCCCGCCGGCTACCGACTCTCCACCGACCCGGCCCGGTTGGACGCCGACCGGGTGCACCGCTGGCTCTCCGAGGACACCTACTGGGCCGGCGGCCGCACCGTCGACAGCCACCGCAGGGCCGTCGAGAACTCACTCAACTTCGGTGTCTACGACGAGGCTTCGGGCGAGCAGGTGGCCTACGCCCGGATCCTCACCGACCTCGCCACCTTCGCCTGGCTGTGCGACGTCTACGTGGCCCGGCCGGCCCGCGGCAAGGGCCTGGGCACCGCCCTGGTCGAGGAGATCCGGGACCACCTGGCGCCCTACGGCCTGCGCCGGATCATGCTGGCCACCCGGGACGCGCACGGCGTCTACGCCAAGGCCGGCTTCGCCCCGCTCGCCAACCCGGACGTCTTCATGGTCCACGGCGAGAACGTGGTCAGCTTCCGGGCCGACGACGAGGGGTGA